The Cohnella abietis genome has a segment encoding these proteins:
- a CDS encoding copper amine oxidase N-terminal domain-containing protein: protein MRKVTVMLLVIIMGLLSVGYAGAAADKVDVSFLIDGKTFKTPAGEPEPYVNKDQRTMVSLRFFASAIGMPSKDIKWDNKTQTATLKRNGNTAEITVGNATMKVNKTTVVMDTKAEMKKGRLFIPVRYMVEALGVYMEWNAEKRLITIKSTVTVEPAPKFKYVLPGDEIFEDEQKLNAMTTSPGYFVPNNGKFLFSTDPKVTNNNYTLKEKLNPDINRQIYDATKVLLDENHFVGLKYHTDGDGEYKERVFLTFSKSSVYDARGNHFFKFIFMENDALNNQSYGKQFSDHVSIMFSLERLWPDDKLPTVTGVWAVPFYENKMRASFFALYGQEYGDKIADYILNHYIQKRTKGMQNYKAVREVKTFGKIQVDFADNGESSTLDFTFSYKK from the coding sequence ATGAGAAAAGTTACGGTAATGCTATTGGTCATTATTATGGGGTTGCTTTCAGTTGGATATGCTGGTGCAGCTGCGGATAAAGTAGATGTCAGTTTCCTAATTGATGGTAAAACATTTAAGACACCTGCTGGAGAGCCGGAGCCTTACGTGAACAAAGATCAGCGTACTATGGTTTCTTTACGATTTTTTGCTAGTGCTATCGGCATGCCTAGTAAAGACATCAAATGGGACAATAAAACGCAAACCGCAACCTTGAAAAGAAATGGGAATACTGCTGAAATCACTGTTGGAAATGCGACTATGAAGGTTAATAAAACGACTGTCGTTATGGACACGAAAGCCGAGATGAAGAAGGGGAGATTGTTCATACCCGTTCGCTACATGGTAGAAGCGCTAGGTGTTTATATGGAATGGAATGCGGAGAAGAGACTTATTACGATTAAAAGCACCGTTACTGTGGAGCCCGCTCCCAAATTTAAGTATGTGCTCCCCGGGGACGAGATTTTTGAGGATGAGCAGAAGCTGAATGCTATGACAACATCTCCAGGTTACTTCGTCCCCAACAATGGAAAGTTTCTCTTTTCTACTGATCCTAAAGTAACTAATAACAACTACACGTTGAAAGAGAAGCTGAATCCAGATATTAATCGCCAAATATACGATGCTACGAAGGTGCTTTTAGATGAGAATCACTTTGTGGGGTTGAAGTACCATACGGATGGCGATGGAGAGTACAAAGAACGGGTATTTCTTACTTTCTCAAAAAGCTCAGTATATGATGCTAGAGGTAACCATTTCTTTAAATTTATTTTCATGGAAAATGATGCACTCAATAACCAGAGCTACGGAAAACAATTCAGTGACCATGTTTCAATAATGTTTTCATTAGAACGATTGTGGCCTGATGATAAGTTACCAACCGTCACTGGAGTTTGGGCAGTGCCTTTTTACGAGAATAAAATGCGCGCTTCTTTCTTTGCACTGTATGGTCAGGAATACGGTGATAAAATCGCAGACTACATTTTGAACCATTACATTCAGAAACGTACAAAAGGGATGCAAAACTATAAGGCTGTTCGTGAAGTTAAAACTTTTGGCAAAATTCAGGTTGACTTCGCGGATAATGGAGAGTCTTCAACATTAGATTTTACTTTTTCATATAAGAAATGA
- a CDS encoding ABC transporter substrate-binding protein: protein MIRKFRIELIIVLAMLTGLLVGCSTKTEERSDTRSTLKVMYYDKNGYYYQYGMLFSALYPNVDVEVVSTNDINYEDGEDRNKALIKFIDEQKPDVLMLSAEQYKQLSNEGRLYDLDARAKRDKYDLDGIVPGVISYIRELSEGKLYGLSPSFYSKAVYYNKDLFTQYGVPLPEDKMSWDSLLQLAARFPTSGTGEDRIYGIQRKHSYDLYNLGTNIGSTMGLDVFNVSSMKMTINTDSWKAAFETAQKAIQSGAMYTIENQGAMSYNTYEDYLFESPFINGKIAMVVDDNGLRNQIKAAQSANKERAIKNWDIVTVPVNPQNPDVTDTMSIDQIFAIDAKSTNIEAAWKFISYVNSDEFAKVKSKINSGSLPVRTKYIKDEEGHNLQAFISLKPVEATLYKDYDKLPNEFFSQILKLTQEQLSQVTNKQQSISEALDNIQKIGQELLNKQKVIK, encoded by the coding sequence ATGATTAGGAAATTCAGGATTGAGCTAATTATTGTTCTAGCAATGCTGACGGGCTTGCTAGTGGGATGTAGCACTAAAACGGAAGAACGATCGGATACTAGAAGTACTTTAAAGGTAATGTACTATGATAAAAACGGTTATTATTACCAGTACGGCATGCTATTTTCCGCGTTATATCCCAATGTTGATGTTGAAGTTGTTTCAACCAATGATATTAACTACGAAGATGGTGAAGATAGGAATAAAGCGTTAATCAAGTTTATTGATGAACAGAAGCCTGATGTGTTAATGCTAAGCGCGGAACAATATAAGCAGCTATCGAATGAAGGTCGGCTCTATGACTTGGATGCTCGCGCAAAGAGGGATAAATATGATCTTGACGGGATTGTTCCGGGAGTCATTAGTTACATAAGAGAGCTAAGTGAGGGTAAGTTATATGGGTTGTCCCCCTCCTTCTACAGTAAAGCGGTTTATTATAATAAGGACCTCTTTACTCAATATGGAGTTCCTCTGCCAGAGGACAAGATGAGCTGGGATAGCTTGCTGCAATTAGCAGCTCGTTTTCCAACTAGTGGGACAGGTGAGGATCGTATTTATGGGATTCAACGAAAGCACTCTTATGATTTATATAATTTAGGAACGAATATTGGTAGTACGATGGGGCTGGATGTTTTTAATGTTTCAAGTATGAAGATGACGATTAATACCGATTCGTGGAAGGCGGCTTTTGAGACTGCTCAGAAGGCCATTCAATCTGGAGCTATGTATACGATCGAAAATCAAGGTGCGATGTCCTATAACACCTATGAAGATTACTTGTTTGAGAGTCCTTTTATCAATGGGAAAATCGCTATGGTAGTGGACGATAATGGTCTCAGAAATCAGATAAAAGCAGCTCAAAGCGCCAATAAGGAAAGAGCCATTAAAAATTGGGATATCGTTACTGTGCCTGTAAACCCACAAAACCCTGATGTTACAGATACGATGTCTATAGATCAAATTTTCGCTATTGATGCTAAATCTACGAATATAGAAGCTGCTTGGAAATTTATTAGCTACGTGAATAGTGATGAATTTGCTAAAGTGAAATCCAAAATCAATTCCGGGAGCCTTCCTGTAAGAACAAAGTATATTAAAGATGAAGAGGGACATAATCTACAAGCTTTCATTTCTCTTAAGCCAGTTGAAGCTACATTATATAAAGATTATGATAAGCTTCCAAACGAGTTTTTTAGCCAAATACTAAAGCTAACTCAGGAACAATTATCTCAGGTTACGAATAAGCAGCAATCTATCTCAGAAGCCTTAGACAACATACAGAAAATCGGACAAGAGCTACTAAACAAACAAAAAGTAATAAAATAA
- a CDS encoding ABC transporter substrate-binding protein, with amino-acid sequence MSSKSNFQMVIILSMLTGLLMGCSSSVKDPTETPSKLKIMYYDEMGYYSQYGTLFAAMFPEIDVEVISKNNVKYEKGKDMNKAVMEFIDAKKPDLLMLNGEQYKNMSSQGKLYDLESFIKRDKFDLEGTVLGITDYIRELSDGKLYGMSPAFFSKAVYYNKDLFAKYEIPFPENGMSWDKLLQLASRFPTTGSEEERIYGIKTYYSDDLYELGISMGGTLGLSFFNTSSMKMTMNSESWKAVFESALEAIKSETIYKGVNESGNGSYESYLFQNPFVAGKVAMTIDENYLVNQITEAQERFKDKAISNWDMVTMPVNPQNPNVTNSMSIDEIFAIDARSSNIDAAWNFISYVNSDEFARIKKEVSTGSLTSRTKYITDESGHNLEALYSLKPIESSIYKDNEKLPYGLFSKIVVLMQEELHKVTSERQSLSKALENIQAQGQQLLDGK; translated from the coding sequence ATGAGTAGCAAATCAAATTTTCAAATGGTTATTATTTTATCCATGCTTACAGGCTTGCTTATGGGATGTAGTTCTAGTGTTAAGGATCCCACAGAAACACCAAGCAAATTAAAAATTATGTATTACGACGAGATGGGATATTACTCGCAATACGGCACCTTATTTGCCGCCATGTTTCCTGAGATTGATGTTGAGGTTATTTCAAAAAATAATGTTAAATACGAGAAAGGTAAGGACATGAATAAAGCGGTTATGGAATTTATTGATGCGAAGAAGCCCGACTTACTCATGCTTAATGGCGAGCAATACAAAAATATGTCGAGTCAAGGTAAGCTATATGATCTTGAATCTTTTATTAAGAGAGATAAGTTTGACCTTGAGGGCACCGTCCTAGGTATTACGGATTACATAAGAGAGCTAAGTGACGGTAAGCTATACGGTATGTCTCCAGCATTTTTCAGCAAGGCCGTCTACTATAACAAAGACCTGTTCGCAAAATACGAAATCCCTTTTCCGGAAAATGGGATGAGCTGGGATAAGCTACTTCAGCTGGCATCACGTTTTCCAACAACGGGTAGCGAAGAGGAACGAATATATGGGATTAAGACTTACTATTCCGACGATTTATATGAACTTGGAATTTCAATGGGTGGCACTTTGGGTCTTAGTTTTTTTAATACTTCTAGCATGAAGATGACTATGAATTCAGAATCGTGGAAAGCAGTATTCGAATCTGCACTGGAAGCCATTAAGTCTGAGACTATATATAAGGGAGTAAATGAGAGCGGCAATGGTTCATATGAGAGCTATTTGTTCCAGAATCCTTTTGTCGCAGGTAAAGTAGCTATGACCATCGATGAGAATTATTTAGTTAATCAAATTACAGAAGCTCAAGAAAGGTTTAAGGATAAGGCCATCAGCAATTGGGACATGGTTACAATGCCTGTAAATCCACAAAACCCCAATGTGACGAACAGCATGTCTATTGATGAAATCTTTGCGATTGATGCCAGATCCTCAAATATTGATGCGGCATGGAATTTTATCAGCTACGTCAATAGCGATGAGTTTGCCAGAATTAAAAAGGAAGTGAGTACAGGAAGCTTAACATCAAGAACTAAATATATTACCGATGAGAGCGGGCATAATCTGGAAGCCTTGTACTCTCTCAAGCCTATTGAATCTAGTATTTATAAAGATAATGAGAAGCTGCCTTATGGACTATTTTCAAAAATAGTCGTTTTAATGCAAGAAGAATTGCACAAGGTGACCAGTGAGCGGCAATCCTTATCCAAAGCGTTAGAAAACATTCAAGCACAAGGGCAGCAGCTTTTGGATGGAAAATAA